The nucleotide sequence tcaagaagcagtgcggcttggttgggttgagttgtgttgtgtttcggaggacgcacagctctcaaccttctcctctccagagtccgtatgggagttgcagcaatgagacaagactgtaactaccaattggataccacgaaaaaggggtaaaaaaaaaatccacaaattaacttttaacaaggcacacctgttaattgaaatgcattcatgaagctggttgagagaatgccacgagtgtgcaaagctgtcgttaaggctcctttgaagaatctcaaatttaaaatatatttagatttgtttaacacttttttggttaatacatgattccatgtgttatttcatagttttgatgtcttcactattattctacaatgtagaaaatagtccaaaaaaagaaaaacccttgaatgagtaggtggttcaaacttttgaatggtactgtatatattacagtgagctatgtcaagaatccagtatataaacaCGCAGTGTGTATAAGCAGTGTAACAAAAAGGTAATGTATAGtagtagatatattagaatgaACTACAGTATGTGAAGAACACAGTATATTAATACACAGTATTCATATATCTCTTTATACATAGTCAGTATGTCTTATATTGAGCTTGTATGAACACTGAACAATTTAACAATTGAAAGTAAAGCAAGTGAATATGTAAGATTAAACTaagttgagttgagttgagttgtCTCTCTGAACAATAACACAGTCAGTGAGTGTGCACTCATAAAATATAATTCAGAGTTTAAAAGTCtccttttattttaacttgtgttgcTGGTATAAACTACAAACTCAGCAGGCAAATTAGGCTTTCACCCAATCTAGCACATGCTTTTTTCATAATTTCTTATATTTCCTGTTtattttgttgtctctctctctttctctcttcctctctcccaccgTGACTCATGCGTCTCACCTCTGCTCTCAATCGCCTGTCAAATTTTCTACAGTTTAACTGCATATCAAATCCAACTGCGTCTCTAATCCTAAAAAGCTCTATACCCTGTAGGTCTGCACTTCTGAATGACCCCTCACCCTTCTCTTCTTAGACTTCTCAGGGTTGTTCTCCATTGTCCAACAATTCTAGTCCAAAGTGGCAACAAACATTCTGGCATAGTTTCAAGGGAGTAAGGATGTGCCAGACCAGACCAAGCACACTGGCATCCTGTCAGAAAGACTGACTAattgacatactgtacagaccAATAGATACaccagcagagagacagatagacaggtaaCTTGATAGTCTGatagagacagatacagacacagacttAGACTCACTGACAGATTGTCGGAAAGACTGATTggcacacaaacagacatacactcacgtacagagacagacagacagacagacagacagacagacagacagacagacagacagacagacagacagacagacagacagacagacagacagacagacagacacagacagacagaacagacagacagcaagacagacagacagacagacagaacagacagacagacagacagacagaagacagacagacagacagacagacagacagacagacagacagacaggtacccGATAGGTAAAGGCAGAGGGATAAGAAGACCCAGACCAGACAGGCTTGAAGAAAGGCAGATAGATACCCAGAGATACTTAACAGACCAGCAGACGGATAGGCAATCAGACAGCTCGACAAATAACCAGGCAGGCTGACAGTTTCGAGACACTGTAAACTCGACGCTTGCGTGTTAATGAAGCAGAGATTTTAAATATATTCAATGCATGTTTTGTGCAGACCTTGAGAATATTAAAAAACGAGTCCTCTTTTTTTTCATTAATCTGATTGGCAGACCACATAGAGCGGATGGGAGGGAGGGTTTGTGGTTGCTATGGCAACGGTCTGCTCTTTGTAAAAGGCTACATTCCTGGTATCTGATGTGTCTGTGTCACAATCGATAAAACACAGCCTGTGGGGATTGGAGAATATAGAGAATGGGGCTTCTTCCAGGGCAAtgacggcgagagagagaaaaggtgtgAAGAAGATGTGTGAGAAGGGAGGACCATAGGAtaagagaacagtagagtagcagcagcaggagcaaagagagaaagagagagagagacagatagatactgaagagagggagatatataATAAGGGAGAGCGAAAgggtgggaaagagagaaagatggtaGTGAAGACACCAGAGTGCAGCTCTTCAGAGTCGGGGAGAGGGatgagtgctgtgtgtgtttttgcgtgtGTGCATGACGTGCGTATCTGCGTACTCACCCCATCTTTCAGTGAATGTGTCACTCACCTCAGCGGAAATGTGCACGTATGTCTGTCTTTGTGCTTACCATCTGCTCACCTCGACATGGTTTTGTGCTAGTTAGTTTATTCTTTTTAAATTGTAACAGGACAGAATAACCGGAGTAGGATCCATAATAGGCAAGGTTTATAGAATACACAACAGATGCATTCAGGCAAACGTCTCAGACCATCTGCTATGCCAACAACCTGTTGACCAGGAGGCATTTTCTTCCCTATCCTTCTCTTTTTTTCCTGTGGGAACAGAGCAGCCCCTGGTTCAACTCCCGTCTCCCGCCTCCTTGCATATCCAATAGGGTCTCTGCCTCGTCTCTGAGGTGCGACCAGGGTCAGTCCTGGCCACAAGCATTGTAACAATGTTGctcctgtttttttttacatgacagATACCATGTCCTATTCTGATGCAGCTGAACGTCATAGCACATTTTTTCCATGAAGCATATTGCTTTGTGTCAAtgcacttgatttgatttgaatttaattTGACAGAAATCTGCTGTGAAAGTGTTAGAAAGGATGGAGTGAGAGCAGGAGATGGGGAACAGGTGAAGAGAAACGGAGGGTGGGGGGAAAGAAAGCAGCAGGGGGAAAGCTTTGTTGGCAGTAATGCTTTTTATAACAAACAGTGCTATTTTGCATGAAAATTGATATTAGGTATTCTAATGTGctgctctttgtgtgtgtttttgtgctgcAGGGCTGTACCGTGATGGTGGTCTGCATGGATACCAAGCTGTGCCGTGACAGAGGGCAGCGTGGGTAAAAGTCATGCGGCGCTCTGCCCTGTACCACTGCTATCCTCTTCTGGGCGGggctctactgctcctgctggtTAGCTGCGTCCTGGGTTGCCCCGCTCGCTGTGACTGCTCCGCCCAGACCAAGTCAGTCAGCTGCCACCGCAAGCGACTGCCTACCATCCCCGAGGGCATCCCCATTGAGACTCGGCTTCTGGATCTGAGCAAGAACAAGCTGCGGAGCATTACACCGGACAACTTCTCCTCCTTCCTACAGCTCGAGGATCTAGACCTCAGCGATAACCTGATAGGCGTGGTCGAACCGGGCTCCTTCAAATTTCAGCTCTCCCTGCGCTCGCTGAACTTCCACAGCAACCTCCTCCAGCTGGTCCCCGCCGGTGTGCTCTCTGGCCTGGCCAACCTCACCAGTCTGGACCTCAGCCACAACCGGTTGGTGGTGCTGCTGGACCACGGCTTCCAGGACCTTCGGAGGCTGATGTCCCTGGAGGTGGGTGACAATGAGCTGGTGTTCATCTCCCAGAGGGCCTTTACTGGCCTGCTGGGCCTACAGAGCCTCACCCTGGAGCGCTGCAACCTGACTGTTGTGCCCACTGATGCCCTGGGGCACCTACACAGCCTGGTGGAACTCCGCCTGCGCCACTTGGGCATTGGTGCCCTGAAGCCCTACTCCTTCAAAAGACTTCCCCACCTTCGCCACCTGGAGATTGACTACTGGCCCTGGCTGGAAGTCTTCCCCGCTCTGTCGCTACACGGTCTCAACCTCACCACACTCACTGTCACCAACACTAACCTGTCCTCTTTTCCCGGCCCTGCTCTACGCAACCTACCCTACCTCACGCACCTAAACCTATCCTTCTGCCGCATCCAGCACATCCAGCAAGGGGTGCTAGACAAGCTTCCGCGACTGCAGGAGTTGCACCTGCGAGGGGCTCAGCTGGCTTACATTGAACCCCTGGCCTTCCTGGTACTCCCAAACCTGCGCATGTTGGATGTGTCGCACAACCAGCTGGACTCTGTGGAGCAAGCTGTGTTTGCGTCCCCTGACAGCCTGCAGACGCTGCTTATGGGGGGGAACCCTCTGGTGTGCGACTGCCGGCTCCTATGGTTGCTGAGTGGTCGGAAGCCACCCTTGCTGCAGCTCCCTGACCCCCAGCCTGAGTGCAGTGCCCCTGAGCGCATCCGTGGGAAACCCTTGCGGGACCTCAAGGAGCCGCTGGTGTCACGGTATGTGACCTGCACCAAGCCATGGATCGGGCCCAACACCACCCA is from Salvelinus sp. IW2-2015 linkage group LG9, ASM291031v2, whole genome shotgun sequence and encodes:
- the LOC111968619 gene encoding leucine-rich repeat and immunoglobulin-like domain-containing nogo receptor-interacting protein 2; translation: MRRSALYHCYPLLGGALLLLLVSCVLGCPARCDCSAQTKSVSCHRKRLPTIPEGIPIETRLLDLSKNKLRSITPDNFSSFLQLEDLDLSDNLIGVVEPGSFKFQLSLRSLNFHSNLLQLVPAGVLSGLANLTSLDLSHNRLVVLLDHGFQDLRRLMSLEVGDNELVFISQRAFTGLLGLQSLTLERCNLTVVPTDALGHLHSLVELRLRHLGIGALKPYSFKRLPHLRHLEIDYWPWLEVFPALSLHGLNLTTLTVTNTNLSSFPGPALRNLPYLTHLNLSFCRIQHIQQGVLDKLPRLQELHLRGAQLAYIEPLAFLVLPNLRMLDVSHNQLDSVEQAVFASPDSLQTLLMGGNPLVCDCRLLWLLSGRKPPLLQLPDPQPECSAPERIRGKPLRDLKEPLVSRYVTCTKPWIGPNTTQLLLADEGQPVWLNCIADGAPRPSMAWVTPHRRYVTAKSTGRVTVLTNGTLEIKAAELHDNGVYLCVASNAAGNASMSASLAVKSLGISDRSLYTNKSGLLADSNGTWANGTLLYNMTNPIDLKTIIISTAMGCLSFLGVVIFCFLLLFAWSRGKGRHKSNFDIEYVPRKSNGTAAEANETSGPRRVNMKMI